The following are encoded together in the Nocardia sp. XZ_19_385 genome:
- a CDS encoding NUDIX domain-containing protein, translating to MLVRDSAAGPEVFLQRRVGAMAFAAGMTVFPGGGVDPSDGTADIAWAGPEPAWWAARFATTEERAKALVCAAVRETFEECGVLLAGPTADTVVSDTTEYREARGKLERRELSLAAFLAASNLVLRADLLRPWANWITPVVEQRRYDTHFFVAVLPEGQLADGATTEAAEVQWRTPAQALDRWRAGEDILLPPTWAQLDALNRFGSTAEILAADVVIDPIMPVLTQVDGAHVLTFPDNKRYFSGLPDQSKLRGSLRN from the coding sequence ATGCTCGTCCGCGACAGCGCCGCGGGTCCCGAGGTGTTCCTGCAGCGCCGCGTCGGGGCCATGGCCTTCGCCGCCGGTATGACGGTGTTCCCCGGCGGCGGCGTCGACCCGTCCGACGGCACCGCCGACATCGCTTGGGCGGGTCCCGAACCCGCTTGGTGGGCAGCGCGGTTCGCGACCACCGAGGAGCGGGCCAAGGCGCTGGTGTGCGCGGCGGTCCGCGAGACCTTCGAGGAATGCGGCGTGCTGCTGGCGGGCCCGACCGCGGACACCGTCGTCTCCGACACCACCGAGTATCGCGAGGCTCGCGGCAAGCTGGAGCGTCGCGAGCTCTCGCTGGCCGCGTTCCTGGCCGCGTCGAACCTCGTCCTGCGCGCGGATCTGCTGCGCCCGTGGGCGAATTGGATCACCCCGGTCGTCGAGCAGCGGCGCTACGACACCCACTTCTTCGTAGCGGTCCTCCCCGAGGGCCAGCTCGCGGACGGCGCCACCACCGAGGCTGCCGAGGTCCAGTGGCGCACCCCGGCCCAGGCCCTGGACCGCTGGCGCGCGGGCGAGGACATCCTGCTGCCACCGACGTGGGCTCAGCTCGACGCCCTGAACCGATTCGGTTCCACCGCCGAGATTCTCGCCGCCGACGTCGTCATCGACCCGATCATGCCGGTGCTGACCCAGGTCGACGGCGCGCACGTCCTGACGTTCCCGGACAACAAGCGCTACTTTTCCGGCCTCCCGGACCAGAGCAAACTGCGTGGCTCCCTGCGCAATTGA
- a CDS encoding ABC transporter ATP-binding protein: MERVPQPDPDLLIDFTDVTVRRSGHTLVGPVTWQVELDERWVVLGPNGAGKTSLLRMAAAEVHPTSGQANLLGEILGKTDVSELRPRIGLSSAAIASRVPKEEKVSDLVMSAGYAVVGRWRERYDDVDTDRAIDMLESLGAEHLSDRTYGTLSEGERKRVLIARALMTDPELLLLDEPAAGLDLGGREELVERLGDLAADPDAPAMVLVTHHVEEIPQGFTHGMLLNEGEVVAQGLLSDVLTAENLSDAFRQSIALDRVDGRYFARRARRAGRHRHR; this comes from the coding sequence ATGGAGCGCGTGCCGCAACCGGATCCCGATCTGCTCATTGATTTCACCGATGTGACCGTCCGACGCTCAGGCCATACCCTGGTCGGTCCGGTCACCTGGCAGGTCGAGCTCGACGAACGCTGGGTCGTCCTCGGACCCAACGGCGCGGGCAAGACCTCACTGCTCCGTATGGCCGCCGCCGAAGTCCACCCCACTTCGGGCCAGGCCAATCTGCTCGGCGAGATACTCGGCAAAACCGATGTCTCCGAACTTCGTCCACGCATCGGACTCTCCTCCGCCGCCATCGCATCCCGGGTGCCGAAGGAAGAGAAGGTCAGCGATCTGGTGATGTCGGCCGGTTACGCCGTAGTCGGGCGTTGGCGCGAACGCTACGACGATGTCGACACCGACCGCGCCATCGACATGCTGGAAAGCCTGGGCGCCGAACACCTTTCCGACCGCACCTACGGCACGCTGTCCGAGGGCGAGCGCAAGCGGGTGCTCATCGCACGCGCTCTGATGACCGACCCGGAACTGCTGCTGCTCGACGAGCCGGCCGCGGGCCTGGACCTCGGCGGCCGCGAGGAACTGGTGGAACGTCTCGGCGATCTCGCGGCGGACCCGGACGCACCGGCCATGGTGCTGGTCACCCATCACGTGGAGGAGATCCCGCAGGGCTTCACGCACGGGATGCTGCTCAACGAGGGCGAGGTGGTCGCGCAAGGGCTGTTGAGCGATGTGCTCACCGCCGAGAACCTCAGTGACGCGTTCCGGCAGTCGATCGCGCTGGACCGGGTGGACGGGCGCTATTTCGCGCGCAGGGCCCGGCGCGCGGGCAGGCACCGCCACCGCTGA
- a CDS encoding aminoacyl-tRNA hydrolase, which translates to MSFPETGGVDTELPTPDLDFGVRHAELARGYGGAGDPADPDQVQAMQMVLHLPKADPPPRSVLLAAAATAVVALCMDRRVGPEGPWEERYLTWKRSRIRKVARRARGAQWLAANEVDGVTVEVGGAQARAFVPSAVSEVDPRIKRLQIGGTDLEHDEPGPADPDLPVLWVNSALEMTLGKAAAQVGHASMLLAGALPEDLVRRWADSEFHCTVREAGAEQWRELSARVTAGTAVAVRDAGFTEVAPGSLTVIAIPAEAWESRT; encoded by the coding sequence ATGAGTTTCCCGGAGACGGGTGGGGTAGATACCGAACTGCCAACGCCGGACCTGGATTTCGGCGTCCGGCACGCGGAGCTGGCGCGTGGTTACGGTGGCGCGGGCGATCCGGCCGATCCGGATCAGGTGCAGGCCATGCAGATGGTGCTGCATCTGCCCAAGGCGGATCCGCCGCCGCGCAGTGTCCTGCTGGCGGCCGCGGCGACCGCGGTGGTCGCGCTGTGCATGGACCGGCGGGTCGGTCCCGAAGGTCCCTGGGAAGAGCGGTATCTCACCTGGAAGCGGTCGCGGATCCGCAAGGTGGCCCGCCGCGCCCGCGGGGCGCAATGGCTGGCCGCGAACGAGGTGGACGGCGTCACCGTCGAGGTCGGCGGTGCGCAGGCCCGGGCGTTCGTACCGAGCGCGGTGAGCGAGGTCGATCCGCGGATCAAACGTTTGCAGATCGGCGGCACGGATCTCGAGCACGACGAGCCCGGTCCCGCCGATCCGGATCTGCCGGTGCTGTGGGTCAATTCGGCCCTGGAGATGACCCTTGGCAAGGCCGCCGCGCAGGTGGGGCACGCCAGCATGTTGCTTGCGGGCGCGCTGCCCGAGGATCTGGTCAGACGCTGGGCCGACAGCGAATTCCACTGCACGGTGCGCGAAGCCGGCGCCGAACAGTGGCGGGAGTTGTCGGCCAGAGTGACCGCCGGTACGGCGGTGGCGGTACGAGATGCGGGATTCACCGAAGTCGCTCCGGGTTCGCTGACTGTCATAGCGATCCCTGCCGAGGCTTGGGAATCACGGACGTAA
- a CDS encoding protease inhibitor I42 family protein, with the protein MTVTDADNGQERKLSTGQQLVVRLGSNPSTGYGWQLTALDQNVVRQVSEKEYVSDQPVMPGTPGTEVWTFVGNAAGVTELRMEYKRPWEQGVEPSKTFTLVLVVV; encoded by the coding sequence GTGACGGTCACGGATGCCGACAACGGCCAGGAGCGCAAGCTGAGCACCGGGCAGCAGCTGGTGGTGCGGCTGGGCTCGAACCCGTCCACCGGCTACGGCTGGCAGTTGACGGCGCTCGACCAGAATGTGGTGCGGCAGGTCAGCGAAAAGGAATATGTCTCCGATCAGCCGGTTATGCCTGGTACGCCGGGGACCGAGGTGTGGACCTTTGTCGGCAATGCCGCGGGAGTCACCGAGCTGCGGATGGAATACAAGCGGCCCTGGGAGCAAGGTGTGGAACCGTCGAAGACATTTACTTTGGTGCTAGTGGTGGTGTGA
- the serB gene encoding phosphoserine phosphatase SerB, protein MEQDLADTTVLVTVTGPDRPGVTSVLLAAMSRHRVSLLDVEQVVIRGRLTLGVLVTCPSDPEALQDELEEAMNTVGMHVDVEVGAAIGRQPMSTHAVVILGAPVTARAFSEVSRQLATLGANIDTIRGIADYPVTGMELLVTATDTGADTDSRLRTALAEVAVAEQVDVAVERAGLARRAKRLIVFDVDSTLIQGEVIEMLAAHAGVEEEVRQVTEAAMRGEIDFAESLRQRVATLEGLDESVIEEVAERIELTPGARTTIRTLRRIGFRCGVVSGGFRQVIEPLAHELELDFVQANTLEIKDGKLTGRVVGEIVDRAFKATALRKFAAEAGVPMEQTVAVGDGANDIDMLNAAGLGVAFNAKPALREVADAALSHPYLDAVLFILGVTRDEVEAADARDGGVRRVPLVGTRADT, encoded by the coding sequence ATGGAGCAGGACTTGGCTGACACCACCGTTCTCGTCACCGTCACCGGACCCGACCGGCCGGGCGTGACGTCCGTGCTGCTCGCGGCGATGTCGCGGCATCGGGTGAGCCTGCTCGATGTGGAGCAGGTCGTGATCCGCGGCCGGCTCACCCTGGGCGTGCTCGTCACGTGTCCGAGCGATCCCGAGGCGCTGCAGGACGAACTCGAAGAGGCGATGAACACCGTCGGCATGCATGTCGACGTGGAGGTCGGCGCGGCTATCGGCCGGCAGCCGATGTCGACGCACGCGGTGGTCATCCTCGGCGCGCCGGTCACCGCGCGCGCGTTCAGCGAGGTGTCGCGGCAGCTGGCCACGCTCGGCGCGAACATCGACACCATCCGCGGGATCGCCGACTACCCGGTCACCGGCATGGAACTGCTCGTCACCGCGACCGACACCGGGGCGGACACCGATTCGCGGCTGCGCACGGCGCTGGCCGAGGTGGCCGTCGCCGAGCAGGTCGACGTCGCGGTGGAACGGGCCGGTCTGGCGCGGCGGGCCAAGCGGCTCATCGTGTTCGATGTCGACTCCACGCTGATCCAGGGTGAGGTCATCGAGATGCTGGCCGCGCACGCCGGTGTCGAGGAAGAGGTCCGCCAGGTCACCGAGGCGGCGATGCGCGGCGAGATCGACTTCGCCGAATCGCTGCGCCAGCGCGTGGCGACCCTGGAGGGCTTGGACGAATCGGTGATCGAGGAGGTCGCCGAGCGGATCGAGCTGACCCCGGGCGCCCGCACGACCATTCGCACCCTGCGTCGCATCGGTTTCCGCTGTGGCGTGGTCTCCGGTGGGTTCCGTCAGGTGATCGAACCCCTCGCCCACGAACTGGAACTGGACTTCGTCCAGGCCAACACCTTGGAGATCAAGGACGGCAAACTCACCGGCCGGGTCGTCGGCGAGATCGTCGACCGCGCTTTCAAGGCCACCGCGCTGCGCAAGTTCGCGGCCGAGGCGGGCGTGCCGATGGAGCAGACCGTCGCGGTCGGTGACGGTGCCAACGACATCGACATGCTGAACGCGGCGGGGCTGGGTGTGGCGTTCAATGCCAAGCCCGCCCTGCGTGAGGTCGCCGACGCGGCCCTGTCGCACCCCTACCTGGACGCGGTGCTGTTCATCCTCGGCGTTACTCGTGACGAAGTGGAAGCCGCGGACGCGCGCGACGGCGGGGTTCGCCGGGTGCCGCTCGTCGGTACTCGAGCCGATACCTGA
- the ctaD gene encoding cytochrome c oxidase subunit I yields the protein MTAVEPQPVQLEATRPYPARTGPKGSFIYKAVTTTDPKVLGVMYLTTAMTFFMIGGLMALLMRTELARPGMQFLSAEQFNQLFTMHGTIMLLFYATAIVFGFANIILPLQIGAPDVAFPRLNAFSYWLYLFGATMATAGFITPGGAADFGWTAYSPLTDIVHSPGVGGDLWIMGLAVSGLGTILGGVNMLTTVVVLRAPGMTMFRMPIFTWNIAVTSVLVLLAFPLLTAALMGLAVDRHLGGHIYDPATGGVLLWQHLFWFFGHPEVYIIALPFFGIVSEIYPVFSRKPIFGYTTLVYATLGIAALSIAVWAHHMYATGAVLLPYFSFMTFLIAVPTGVKFFNWIGTMWRGQLTFETPMLWSIGFLVTFLFGGLSGVILASPPLDFHVTDSYFVVAHFHYVLFGTIVFATFAGIYFWFPKMTGRMMDERLGKWHFWTTFVGFHTTFLVQHWLGAEGMPRRYADYLPSDGFTALNTISTIGAFILGASMLPFVWNVFKSYRYGEVVTVDDPWGYGNSLEWATTCPPPRHNFYELPRIRSERPAFELHYPHMVERMRAEAHVGWGSGKHSHAVTEDAVATK from the coding sequence GTGACTGCGGTAGAGCCCCAGCCAGTCCAGTTGGAAGCGACTCGGCCGTATCCGGCTCGGACCGGGCCGAAGGGTTCGTTCATCTACAAGGCGGTCACCACGACCGACCCGAAGGTCCTCGGTGTCATGTACCTGACTACCGCGATGACGTTCTTCATGATCGGCGGTCTCATGGCGCTGCTCATGCGCACCGAGCTCGCCCGCCCCGGCATGCAGTTCCTGTCGGCCGAACAGTTCAACCAGCTGTTCACCATGCACGGCACCATCATGCTGCTGTTCTACGCGACGGCCATCGTCTTCGGCTTCGCCAATATCATTCTGCCGCTGCAGATCGGTGCCCCCGACGTCGCCTTCCCGCGCCTGAACGCGTTCAGCTACTGGCTGTACCTGTTCGGCGCGACCATGGCCACGGCGGGCTTCATCACCCCGGGCGGCGCGGCCGACTTCGGCTGGACGGCCTACTCGCCGCTGACCGACATCGTGCACTCGCCCGGCGTCGGTGGTGACCTGTGGATCATGGGTCTGGCCGTGTCCGGTCTGGGCACCATCCTCGGTGGTGTCAACATGCTCACCACCGTGGTGGTTTTGCGCGCCCCCGGTATGACCATGTTCCGGATGCCGATCTTCACCTGGAACATCGCCGTCACCAGCGTCCTTGTCCTGCTGGCGTTCCCGCTGCTGACCGCCGCCCTGATGGGTCTGGCCGTGGACCGCCACCTGGGTGGTCACATCTACGACCCGGCCACCGGCGGCGTCCTGCTCTGGCAGCACCTGTTCTGGTTCTTCGGCCACCCCGAGGTGTACATCATCGCGCTGCCGTTCTTCGGCATCGTCTCCGAGATCTACCCGGTGTTCTCGCGCAAGCCGATCTTCGGATACACCACGCTGGTCTACGCGACGCTCGGTATCGCCGCCCTGTCCATCGCGGTGTGGGCGCACCACATGTACGCCACCGGCGCCGTGCTGCTGCCGTACTTCTCGTTCATGACCTTCTTGATCGCGGTTCCGACCGGTGTGAAGTTCTTCAACTGGATCGGCACCATGTGGCGAGGTCAGTTGACGTTCGAGACGCCGATGCTGTGGTCGATCGGCTTCCTGGTGACCTTCCTCTTCGGTGGTCTGTCGGGTGTCATCCTGGCTTCGCCGCCGCTGGACTTCCACGTCACCGACTCGTACTTCGTGGTCGCGCACTTCCACTACGTGCTCTTCGGCACCATCGTGTTCGCCACCTTCGCGGGCATCTACTTCTGGTTCCCGAAGATGACCGGCCGGATGATGGACGAGCGCCTCGGCAAGTGGCACTTCTGGACCACCTTCGTCGGCTTCCACACCACCTTCCTGGTGCAGCACTGGCTGGGCGCCGAGGGCATGCCGCGTCGCTACGCCGACTACCTGCCCTCGGACGGGTTCACCGCGCTGAACACGATCTCCACGATCGGCGCGTTCATCCTGGGCGCCTCGATGCTGCCGTTCGTCTGGAACGTCTTCAAGAGCTACCGCTACGGTGAGGTTGTCACCGTGGACGACCCGTGGGGTTACGGCAACTCGCTGGAGTGGGCCACCACCTGCCCGCCGCCGCGGCACAACTTCTACGAGCTGCCGCGCATCCGCTCCGAGCGTCCCGCGTTCGAGCTGCACTACCCGCACATGGTCGAGCGCATGCGCGCCGAGGCGCACGTGGGCTGGGGCTCGGGCAAGCACTCGCACGCGGTCACCGAGGACGCGGTAGCAACTAAGTAG
- a CDS encoding VOC family protein has product MTHPKPGDPVWVDVFTADPDASIAFYTELFGWTAERADEEFGGYITFRKDGKAVAGGMGKMNAETDGPDQWTVYLASSDARATAEKAKAHGADIVVPPMDVADLGVMAVLGDPGGAGVGIWQAGTFGGIETAALVEGGKWTDAEGAPSWFELHTRDYQRALDFYREVFDWNDIFAMPEAPGFRYSTIHSTSPMLGGVMDATEFLPEGQPASWSVYFGADDVDKAVARVVELGGSVVSPPMDTPYGRMATVADVTGARFNLGGDAA; this is encoded by the coding sequence ATGACTCACCCCAAGCCCGGCGACCCCGTCTGGGTCGATGTGTTCACCGCCGACCCAGACGCGAGCATCGCCTTCTACACCGAGCTTTTCGGCTGGACCGCCGAACGCGCCGACGAGGAATTCGGCGGATACATCACCTTCCGCAAAGACGGCAAGGCCGTCGCGGGCGGCATGGGCAAGATGAACGCCGAGACGGACGGCCCTGATCAATGGACCGTCTACCTGGCCTCCTCCGATGCCCGCGCCACCGCCGAGAAGGCGAAGGCGCACGGCGCCGACATCGTCGTTCCGCCCATGGACGTCGCCGATCTGGGCGTGATGGCGGTGCTCGGAGATCCGGGCGGCGCGGGCGTCGGCATCTGGCAGGCCGGCACGTTCGGCGGTATCGAGACCGCCGCGCTGGTCGAGGGCGGCAAGTGGACCGATGCCGAGGGCGCGCCCTCCTGGTTCGAACTGCACACCCGCGACTACCAGCGCGCTCTGGACTTCTACCGCGAGGTGTTCGACTGGAACGACATCTTCGCCATGCCGGAGGCGCCCGGATTCCGCTACAGCACCATTCATTCGACCAGCCCGATGCTGGGCGGGGTGATGGATGCCACGGAGTTCCTGCCCGAGGGGCAGCCCGCGTCCTGGTCGGTGTACTTCGGCGCCGACGATGTCGACAAGGCGGTCGCGCGGGTCGTCGAACTCGGCGGCAGCGTGGTTTCGCCGCCGATGGATACCCCGTACGGCCGCATGGCCACGGTCGCCGACGTGACCGGCGCCCGCTTCAACCTCGGCGGCGACGCGGCCTGA
- a CDS encoding ABC transporter substrate-binding protein has protein sequence MPVSVLDRTRNRSRTLVLCAVAVVALVAGCSKADDASSIVRTTTNIAGAGVVGLERDTAKACPLPSAPDQAGGTRSVTHAAGVSQVSADPQRIVVLSTAALDAACALGLWERVVGAVTIDGPRPQPQYLGYGVVQIPAVGSAAQPDLAKIAELRPDVILGESPDAAAGFAGLQQIAPTVLVGTDGGWQAEFLGYASGLGRATAAEQALADYRVEAANTGNEIAANQSQASVVRFTSGTVQIQGTDSFAGQVLADAGVQRPTAQRAASFDVPLADLEPVEGDVVYVMFDGKDGKTFGEKTLRSDEFKDLSAATDKRVFAAEDSVWHGNGVTAARALLTDLRNTLNGYVTD, from the coding sequence ATGCCGGTGAGCGTCTTGGATCGCACCCGAAATCGCAGTCGCACCTTGGTGTTGTGCGCCGTGGCCGTCGTCGCCCTGGTCGCGGGCTGCAGCAAAGCGGACGACGCCAGTTCGATCGTCCGCACCACCACGAACATCGCCGGAGCGGGCGTGGTCGGGTTGGAACGCGACACCGCCAAGGCCTGCCCGCTGCCCAGCGCTCCCGATCAGGCGGGCGGCACCCGCAGCGTCACCCACGCCGCCGGCGTCTCGCAGGTATCGGCCGATCCGCAGCGCATCGTGGTGCTGTCCACGGCTGCGCTGGACGCGGCGTGCGCGCTCGGGCTCTGGGAGCGCGTCGTCGGCGCGGTCACCATCGACGGTCCGCGCCCGCAACCGCAGTACCTCGGCTACGGCGTGGTGCAGATCCCGGCCGTCGGTTCGGCCGCCCAGCCCGATCTCGCCAAGATCGCCGAACTGCGCCCCGATGTGATTCTCGGCGAAAGTCCGGATGCCGCTGCCGGTTTCGCCGGACTCCAGCAGATCGCTCCCACCGTCCTGGTCGGCACCGACGGCGGCTGGCAAGCCGAATTCCTCGGTTACGCATCAGGTTTGGGCCGGGCGACCGCCGCCGAGCAGGCCCTCGCCGACTATCGCGTCGAGGCCGCGAACACCGGCAACGAGATCGCCGCCAACCAGAGCCAGGCCTCCGTGGTGCGTTTCACGTCGGGCACCGTCCAGATCCAGGGCACCGACAGCTTCGCCGGACAGGTGCTCGCCGACGCGGGCGTGCAGCGGCCCACCGCGCAGCGCGCCGCCTCCTTCGACGTACCGCTTGCCGATCTCGAACCGGTCGAGGGCGACGTCGTCTACGTCATGTTCGATGGCAAGGACGGAAAGACCTTCGGCGAGAAGACCCTTCGCTCCGACGAGTTCAAGGACCTCAGCGCGGCCACGGACAAGCGGGTGTTCGCGGCCGAGGACTCGGTCTGGCACGGCAATGGCGTCACCGCCGCGCGGGCGCTGCTCACCGACCTGCGAAACACGTTGAACGGGTACGTCACCGACTGA
- a CDS encoding TIGR03617 family F420-dependent LLM class oxidoreductase: MEIVTSLPADTGLSQVAQRIRRIEELGCDTVHVSETVHDPFAVCALAAEHSSRLTVRTSMVVAFPRSPMITACAAWDLARFSDGRFQLGIASQVRGNIVGRFAMPWTDPVAQLGDYADSLRAIFDAFQHGTPLDHRGSHYTFTRLQPFFNPGPLAVPAPTVWLGGVNNRMCELAGAVADGFVAHPTGSHPLSLTEQVLPALHAGAKSRGRGLPRIVVVPKVIAGRDEPTVARARQTIRKELAFLYSTPAYRGTLDRLGLGDTATALAAAAQAKRWDQLPELLTDEMVARLVPQATYADLPDVLEQWYQGLCQGISLEPPQDPADDAEFRAMLDRIRAID, from the coding sequence ATGGAGATCGTGACCTCACTGCCCGCCGACACGGGGCTGTCACAGGTCGCGCAGCGTATCCGGCGGATCGAGGAGCTCGGGTGCGACACGGTGCACGTCTCGGAGACGGTGCACGATCCGTTCGCGGTGTGCGCGCTCGCGGCCGAGCACAGCAGTCGGCTGACCGTGCGCACCAGCATGGTGGTGGCGTTCCCGCGCAGCCCGATGATCACCGCCTGTGCCGCTTGGGATCTCGCGCGCTTCTCCGATGGGCGGTTCCAGCTCGGGATCGCCTCCCAGGTGCGCGGCAATATCGTCGGCCGCTTCGCCATGCCGTGGACCGATCCGGTGGCGCAGCTCGGCGATTACGCCGACAGCCTGCGCGCCATCTTCGACGCGTTCCAGCACGGGACACCGCTGGATCATCGCGGTAGTCACTACACCTTTACGCGGCTGCAGCCGTTCTTCAATCCCGGACCGCTCGCAGTTCCCGCGCCGACCGTGTGGCTCGGCGGCGTCAACAACCGCATGTGTGAACTCGCGGGCGCGGTCGCCGACGGATTCGTCGCACACCCCACGGGATCGCACCCGCTTTCGCTGACCGAGCAGGTGTTGCCCGCGCTGCACGCGGGTGCGAAATCCAGAGGTCGGGGCCTGCCTCGAATTGTCGTGGTGCCCAAGGTGATTGCCGGACGCGACGAGCCCACGGTCGCCCGCGCGCGGCAGACGATCCGCAAGGAACTCGCCTTCCTCTACTCGACCCCCGCCTACCGCGGCACCCTCGACCGCCTCGGGCTCGGCGACACCGCGACCGCCCTCGCGGCCGCGGCCCAGGCCAAGCGGTGGGATCAGTTGCCGGAACTGCTCACCGACGAGATGGTGGCCCGGCTGGTTCCGCAAGCCACCTACGCGGATCTTCCGGACGTGCTCGAGCAGTGGTATCAGGGTCTGTGCCAGGGGATTTCGCTGGAACCCCCACAGGATCCGGCGGACGACGCGGAGTTCCGCGCCATGCTGGACCGCATCCGCGCGATCGACTGA